One stretch of Plasmodium vivax chromosome 8, whole genome shotgun sequence DNA includes these proteins:
- a CDS encoding hypothetical protein, conserved (encoded by transcript PVX_095020A): protein MEDRKGSSRGTALGRSVNGAIKLVSKGKKRNQHGEFMPNGLNVSTRKKSSNRGVLNGGVVNRGSAAPIHGANDGSRREHSVNNVDQFELQCRDYLDGVLKISEYVKLPKSINNEEDKKRWKKAQCLRNKMKQYDQLTRKKLFQRKSVSNKAKFNRERYIILNKIPRYREAFPSVMDDPSNKIKEDIIRTYLKTHAAYFLSESRNGSSRKYENGYNMSFVKKGPNSYLCRHMNKDGEVDACMRYYCGSPHGGQHRTGGTRNHSKGTKKDLSYNLWKKIILEGIKNGTIGVGDVGGVGGMSGACGMSRMSNVRGARSVSGRAPSKYDIFVNGSYHNLRSVTGGVNDSGKATRKSALSRSSQANKKLLTSTNGASNRIILHNDKREDAYELNSSRTNGRMSPPHAKVVKNSSTYNSSVDSKEARTQGGGSTPSRTPHTTILNTHSQQSKGNSLCSDESMKRLMYDKCNVESEKFFYKKDRFSLLGRIKKNKEIEVRLVLNKV from the coding sequence ATGGAGGACAGGAAAGGCAGCAGCCGAGGAACTGCCCTAGGGAGAAGCGTAAACGGAGCCATAAAGCTCGTGTCAAAGGGTAAGAAGCGCAATCAGCATGGGGAGTTCATGCCGAATGGGTTGAATGTCAGCacgaggaagaagagcaGCAATAGGGGGGTACTCAACGGGGGGGTCGTCAACAGGGGGAGTGCCGCCCCTATCCACGGCGCTAACGATGGCAGCCGGAGAGAGCACTCCGTAAATAACGTTGACCAGTTCGAGCTGCAGTGCCGAGACTACCTAGACGGGGTTCTAAAGATAAGCGAATACGTGAAGCTGCCCAAGAGCATCAACAATGAGGAGGACaagaagaggtggaagaagGCCCAATGCTTACgtaacaaaatgaagcaatACGATCAGCTCacgaggaaaaaattgttccaaAGAAAAAGTGTTAGTAATAAGGCAAAATTCAACAGGGAGAGgtacattatattaaataaaatccCCAGGTATAGGGAGGCCTTTCCTTCCGTCATGGACGACCCGTCAAACAAAATCAAGGAGGACATCATTCGTACGTACCTCAAGACACATGCTGCTTACTTCCTATCGGAGAGTCGAAACGGAAGCAGCCGCAAGTATGAAAATGGTTACAACATGAGTTTTGTGAAGAAGGGGCCCAACAGCTACCTGTGCAGGCACATGAACAAGGACGGGGAGGTGGATGCTTGTATGCGTTACTACTGCGGCTCCCCCCATGGGGGCCAGCACAGGACAGGCGGTACAAGGAACCACTCGAAGGGTACGAAGAAGGATTTGTCTTACAATTTGTGGAAGAAGATCATCCTCGAGGggataaaaaatggcaccaTTGGCGTGGGCGATGTgggcggcgttggcggtaTGAGCGGTGCTTGCGGCATGAGCCGTATGAGCAACGTTCGCGGAGCTCGCAGCGTGAGCGGGCGCGCTCCGAGCAAGTACGACATTTTCGTCAACGGGTCCTACCACAACCTGCGGAGCGTGACTGGCGGGGTGAACGACTCGGGGAAAGCGACCAGAAAAAGCGCCCTGAGTCGAAGCAGCCAagcgaataaaaaattgttaacaaGCACAAACGGTGCCTCCAACAGAATAATCCTACACAAtgacaaaagggaagatgCATATGAATTGAATTCGAGTAGAACGAACGGGAGAATGTCTCCCCCCCATGCGAAGGTTGTTAAAAATTCCTCCACGTACAATTCCTCTGTGGACTCGAAAGAGGCGCGCACACAAGGGGGAGGATCCACCCCAAGCCGCACCCCACACACGACTATATTAAATACCCACAGTCAGCAATCAAAAGGGAACTCCCTCTGTTCGGACGAATCGATGAAGAGACTTATGTACGACAAGTGCAATGTAGAAAGTGAGAAGttcttttacaaaaaagatCGATTTTCTTTACTAGGTCGGATTAAGAAAAACAAAGAGATCGAGGTGAGGCTCGTGTTGAACAAGGTGTAA
- a CDS encoding hypothetical protein, conserved (encoded by transcript PVX_095025A) has protein sequence MERANELIHHGGRGDHPDERFKKKKRKKKKIRKNAFLFFLFLFLSGLVCLGPSTFFTSAKGININDPNGVNPPRNDRQLSEDNQKKKKKKGQDESDEFNKNQTNKSENAERGYLDLFNKNDGSDYKLNFMDGASLVNHTDIVKNGTFIFDAVNYLLKKLKEGPANAGTADMHTLRPGKDAVSANEIKRLILIKLLKCVAALILFYIVIRLTFTFIRRLINLIIRFIFKIIKLCCCGGR, from the coding sequence ATGGAACGCGCAAACGAGCTGATCCACCATGGCGGTCGCGGAGATCACCCCGATGAGCGattcaaaaagaaaaaaaggaaaaaaaaaaaaatcagaaaaaacgcctttctttttttcttgttcttGTTCCTAAGCGGGTTGGTCTGTCTGGGCCCCTCGACCTTCTTCACTTCCGCGAAAGGTATCAACATAAACGACCCAAATGGGGTTAACCCCCCGAGGAATGACAGGCAATTAAGTGAAGATaaccagaagaagaagaaaaaaaaggggcaagaCGAATCGGACGAGTTTAACAAAAATcaaacaaacaaaagtgaaaatgcAGAAAGAGGCTACCTTGActtatttaacaaaaatgatggaaGTGACtacaaattaaatttcatGGATGGTGCTTCCCTTGTAAACCACACAGACATAGTTAAAAATGGCACCTTCATATTTGACGCTGTCAATTATTTACTTAAAAAGTTGAAAGAGGGACCCGCAAATGCAGGGACCGCAGATATGCATACTTTACGACCTGGGAAGGATGCCGTCAGTGCGAATGAAATTAAAAGGCTAATCCTTATCAAGCTGCTGAAGTGCGTGGCGGCGTTAATTCTGTTCTACATCGTTATTCGCCTGACCTTCACCTTCATCAGAAGACTTATAAATTTGATCATCCGgttcattttcaaaattataaagctTTGTTGCTGCGGTGGGAGGTGA
- a CDS encoding hypothetical protein, conserved (encoded by transcript PVX_095030A): protein MIKLEEVFTLEILIKILSKIFVKGNYCITKEDINTKNCRVMIFESKLEMPNLKKNGEEEFMNMLFYFHNKNYLFFIVYCLNKKNIVYLNFFNPLLSEKESIESINLFFINNFFPHIILGLNNGKVFLYNHEGIICMQNKFVDSKIKLIFLERHKEYILLVYENNTVVNTNIYLIKRALEINSKVLPFDYCFTVNKNMSINHIFLRNANYSPEVFKKDLYCTYSRDDLTRYISDAINSQQPQFNRIANANYVITSKSITISISCLIRPNPSNDLLTKKENFGASEKLSSRINNFLKNMFTKKSDSSAAMVAASASSGGTTSPAVGPSVGSPSTALSLPSSSAASGSAGVQPTEASAIPHHSMPNTYGNTTDNLNTQVVHSFNDAKRQIIDICICPWNQNLVLALDNLGRICLFNICTLSILHMWKSYRSAFMSFIQRRKVGSRPSASVPKGGAAATGTNAAATANANANATTTVTASATATGQGESAEQLNDKAILFYLKSRNLIEIWDLKTLHKVYSVRTYEDPQLFKIFFADHDVPNKIYFFSTSHHVFLMNTNFELFHVKWPA from the coding sequence ATGATAAAGCTGGAGGAGGTGTTCACGCTcgaaattttaataaaaattttgagcaAGATTTTCGTGAAGGGGAACTACTGCATAACGAAGGAAGACATCAACACGAAGAACTGCCGAGTGATGATTTTCGAGTCCAAGCTGGAGATgcccaatttgaagaaaaacggAGAGGAAGAATTTATGAACATGCTCTTCTATTTCCacaacaaaaattatttgttctTCATTGTATACTGCCTGAACAAGAAGAATATCGTCTacctaaattttttcaaccccCTACTAAGTGAGAAGGAGAGTATCGAGTCgatcaatttgtttttcattaaCAACTTCTTCCCGCATATCATTTTGGGCCTCAACAATGGAAAGGTCTTTCTATATAACCACGAAGGAATTATCTGCATGCAGAACAAATTTGTAGATAGTAAAATTaagctaatttttttggagCGCCATAAGGAGTACATCCTCTTGGTGTATGAAAACAACACCGTGGTGAACACAAACATTTATTTGATCAAACGAGCGTTGGAAATCAACTCGAAAGTTTTGCCATTCGATTACTGCTTCAccgttaataaaaatatgagcaTAAATCATATCTTTTTAAGGAACGCTAATTATTCTCctgaagtttttaaaaaagatttatATTGCACGTACAGTAGGGACGACCTGACTAGGTACATCAGCGATGCGATTAATTCGCAGCAACCTCAGTTTAATAGAATTGCTAATGCCAATTATGTAATCACGTCCAAGAGTATAACCATTTCTATAAGTTGTCTCATTCGACCGAATCCTTCTAATGACCTTTTaacgaagaaggaaaattttgGTGCATCAGAAAAGCTTAGTTCTAggattaataattttttgaaaaatatgtttacGAAAAAGAGTGACTCCTCTGCTGCGATGGTAGCTGCGTCTGCTTCTTCAGGGGGGACAACTTCTCCAGCGGTAGGACCTTCAGTGGGTTCCCCCTCCACAGCGTTGTCCCTTCCTTCTTCTAGTGCTGCATCTGGCTCCGCTGGGGTGCAGCCCACAGAAGCAAGTGCCATCCCACACCATAGCATGCCCAATACGTATGGAAACACAACGGATAACCTCAACACGCAAGTGGTTCACAGCTTTAACGATGCGAAGAGGCAAATTATTGACATTTGCATTTGCCCTTGGAATCAAAACTTGGTATTGGCGTTAGACAATTTAGGAAGGATCTGCCTCTTTAACATTTGCACGTTGAGCATTTTGCACATGTGGAAGAGTTACCGCTCGGCTTTTATGAGCTTTATTCAGAGGAGGAAGGTGGGCAGTCGTCCTTCGGCTAGCGtgcccaaggggggggccGCCGCCACTGGCACGAACGCAGCTGCGACtgcaaatgcaaatgcaaatgcaaCTACAACTGTTACCGCGAGTGCAACCGCGACTGGCCAGGGCGAAAGCGCAGAGCAGCTGAACGACAAGGCAATTCTGTTTTACCTCAAGAGCAGGAACTTGATCGAAATTTGGGACCTCAAGACGCTGCACAAGGTGTATAGCGTGCGCACCTATGAGGACCCCCAGctcttcaaaatattttttgcagaCCACGACGTGCCGAACAAGATTTACTTCTTCAGCACCAGCCACCACGTCTTCCTCATGAACACCAACTTTGAGTTGTTCCACGTTAAGTGGCCGGCCTGA